A stretch of the Capra hircus breed San Clemente chromosome 10, ASM170441v1, whole genome shotgun sequence genome encodes the following:
- the GMFB gene encoding glia maturation factor beta isoform X1, with translation MSESLVVCDVAEDLVEKLRKFRFRKETNNAAIIMKIDKDKRLVVLDEELEGISPDELKDELPERQPRTFIVYSYKYQHDDGRVSYPLCFIFSSPVGCKPEQQMMYAGSKNKLVQTAELTKVFEIRNTEDLTEEWLREKLGFFH, from the exons ATG agtgAGTCTTTGGTGGTTTGTGATGTTGCTGAAGATTTAGTGGAAAAGCTGAGAAAGTTTCGTTTtcgcaaagaaacaaacaatgcTGCTATTATAA tgaaaatTGATAAGGATAAACGCCTGGTGGTGCTGGATGAAGAGCTTGAG GGCATTTCACCAGATGAACTTAAAGATGAACTACCTGAGCGACAACCTCG AACCTTCATTGTGTATAGTTATAAGTATCAACATGATGATGGAAGAGTTTCATACCCTCTGTGCTTTATTTTCTCCAGTCCTGTAG GATGTAAGCCTGAACAACAGATGATGTATGCTGGGAGTAAGAATAAGCTAGTCCAAACAGCTGAACTTACTAAG gtatttgaAATAAGAAATACCGAAGACCTAACTGAAGAATGGTTACGTGAGAAACTTGGATTTTTCCACTAA
- the GMFB gene encoding glia maturation factor beta isoform X2: MSESLVVCDVAEDLVEKLRKFRFRKETNNAAIIMKIDKDKRLVVLDEELEGISPDELKDELPERQPRFIVYSYKYQHDDGRVSYPLCFIFSSPVGCKPEQQMMYAGSKNKLVQTAELTKVFEIRNTEDLTEEWLREKLGFFH; encoded by the exons ATG agtgAGTCTTTGGTGGTTTGTGATGTTGCTGAAGATTTAGTGGAAAAGCTGAGAAAGTTTCGTTTtcgcaaagaaacaaacaatgcTGCTATTATAA tgaaaatTGATAAGGATAAACGCCTGGTGGTGCTGGATGAAGAGCTTGAG GGCATTTCACCAGATGAACTTAAAGATGAACTACCTGAGCGACAACCTCG CTTCATTGTGTATAGTTATAAGTATCAACATGATGATGGAAGAGTTTCATACCCTCTGTGCTTTATTTTCTCCAGTCCTGTAG GATGTAAGCCTGAACAACAGATGATGTATGCTGGGAGTAAGAATAAGCTAGTCCAAACAGCTGAACTTACTAAG gtatttgaAATAAGAAATACCGAAGACCTAACTGAAGAATGGTTACGTGAGAAACTTGGATTTTTCCACTAA